Proteins encoded in a region of the Sulfurimonas marina genome:
- the tlyA gene encoding 23S rRNA (cytidine-2'-O)-methyltransferase TlyA, producing MRLDSYLVEQGLAETRNKAQSIIKEGLVLVDDKEIKKPAFKVEDSMNVIVKEHKAYVSRAAHKLKDFIDEIHYEPSGKVALDIGSSTGGFTQVLLEAGAKEVTCVDVGSDQLHHSLCSDERVHVYENCDIRKFESASPFELIVSDVAFISLLYILDDIDRLASKDIILLFKPQFEVGREAKRDKNGVVLDQKAIENGMIRFEDACKLKGWTLQSKAPSKTTGKEGNLEYCYYFTK from the coding sequence TTGAGACTAGATAGTTATTTAGTTGAACAGGGACTTGCAGAAACCCGTAATAAAGCACAGTCGATCATAAAAGAGGGACTGGTTTTAGTTGATGACAAAGAGATAAAAAAGCCCGCTTTTAAAGTTGAGGATTCAATGAATGTGATTGTAAAAGAGCATAAAGCATATGTTTCTCGTGCTGCACATAAGCTCAAAGATTTTATTGATGAAATTCATTATGAACCAAGTGGCAAAGTAGCACTGGATATCGGCTCATCTACAGGAGGATTTACACAGGTACTTCTTGAAGCGGGAGCGAAGGAAGTAACTTGTGTAGATGTAGGTTCTGATCAGCTTCATCACTCGCTGTGTAGTGATGAAAGAGTGCATGTTTATGAAAACTGTGATATTAGAAAGTTTGAAAGTGCATCGCCGTTCGAGTTGATTGTTAGTGATGTGGCCTTTATCTCACTGCTTTACATTTTAGATGATATCGACAGACTTGCATCAAAAGATATTATTTTACTTTTTAAGCCGCAGTTTGAGGTTGGACGTGAAGCAAAACGTGATAAAAACGGTGTTGTGCTTGATCAAAAAGCTATAGAAAATGGTATGATTAGATTTGAAGATGCATGTAAATTAAAAGGTTGGACTTTGCAGAGCAAAGCGCCTTCAAAAACAACAGGAAAAGAGGGTAATCTTGAATACTGCTACTATTTTACAAAATAG